In a single window of the Dinghuibacter silviterrae genome:
- a CDS encoding VPS10 domain-containing protein encodes MDTSWLDLSSTIGLIATGVLTFNILLGMMLSTAYKRSPLWKRMPTLVKKVSIDDLHNWTAYVALVLALAHPLLLLPDKASKFTWVHILYPLHAPHQALWVLPGTVALYALVVVIVTTQKVVKNKMSFRAWKNIHLISYGTALLFVVHGIVMDPDLKDRPVDFFDAEKVLSEVCALVLLAATIVRYRYRLRKKLPAMPKITPTLILFCLVTGCVSAQSFDSSIFRQLRFRFIGPDGNRAIAVAGVPGDNNVSYVGAASGGLYKTEDAGITWRPIFDSTDNSSVGALAIAPSNPKQVWVGTGETFLIRPAEAMGNGVYKSVNAGRTWKNMGLVATGRISRVIVDPTDTNTVYVASLGNTHAPQQERGVYKTTDGGKTWERVLFVDEHTGCSDLAIDPQHPNILYAAMWQVTFNTWQLNSGGPGSGIFRSKDGGKTWERLSLPGGQAHPVGKTSVDVAYSQPNVVYALIEDKDPGLYRSDDGGDTWKLVFTSHSLAQRASYYTRVRVSTGDPNDVFTLSVTVMESKDGGKSFNGLHENGDYRPGGDTHDMWIDPKNPSRAMVAHDGCLNMTFSKGKTWQNVNLPIAQMYHVAVDNQVPYYVYGNKQDGFSYRGPSNSLQGGIPLGLWTGIGGCESGYAQPDPEDNNIVWSGCYDGGLDRVNLKTGDIRDVRAWPEAGYGYPPADMRYRWHWNYPMVVSRFGHKVYIGSQYVHVTGNGGQTWTVISPDLTTNDKSHQQSSGGVSTDNLFTFDGCTLYAMAESPLKDGLLWTGSNDGLVHVTKDGGAHWDDVTAHIPGLPKWATIRSIDASNFHEGTAYISVDAQFIGDFRPYIYKTTDYGQTWTSVSGDLPPSNSSFVHAIKEDPDKEGLLWAGTDNGLYFSPDDGSHWVHLKNNLPPVPVYGIAVQSNFRDLVLGTYGRGFYILDDLTPIRDFSADVQRSEAYLFPLRKAYRFREKPGIHGERSMTTGQNPPYGASINYYLKDSATDTVKVIILDGEGRHLQQIEGTNKPGVNRVWWDLGLQPYRLPPLRTRPEDADWVKLDSTGERAMVIYDLDIGPGLQAPKVLPGTYTVVLKIGQKEWKQPLDVLRDPHTQGSDQDIADQYAFGQKIYTSIQSTLHMIDTLETLRSKLLAAAEKTTDKKQKARLLKKENELYLVESLLHDVHQTGAREDIFRNPAQILERFLTISKESINGGSDFGPTDQHQEVYNLLDGRLKAATAQYRKALEGSLPIDKIEPPKHS; translated from the coding sequence ATGGATACCTCCTGGCTGGACCTTTCCTCCACCATAGGTTTGATCGCCACCGGCGTTCTTACCTTCAATATCCTGCTCGGCATGATGCTGAGCACGGCGTACAAAAGATCCCCGCTCTGGAAGCGGATGCCCACCCTTGTAAAAAAAGTCAGCATCGACGACCTTCATAACTGGACGGCGTATGTGGCACTCGTCCTGGCGTTGGCCCATCCGCTGCTCCTTTTGCCCGACAAGGCCAGCAAGTTTACCTGGGTCCACATCCTCTACCCCCTCCACGCACCCCACCAGGCCCTCTGGGTCCTTCCGGGCACCGTGGCGCTCTACGCGTTGGTAGTGGTGATCGTTACGACCCAGAAGGTTGTGAAGAACAAGATGAGCTTTCGGGCGTGGAAAAATATACACCTGATTTCTTACGGTACCGCGCTGTTGTTCGTGGTCCACGGCATCGTGATGGATCCCGACTTAAAAGACCGGCCGGTGGACTTCTTTGATGCCGAAAAGGTGCTGAGCGAGGTTTGTGCGTTGGTACTGCTGGCGGCGACGATCGTGCGCTACCGGTACCGCCTTCGCAAAAAATTGCCTGCCATGCCCAAGATAACACCAACACTGATCCTTTTCTGTCTCGTCACGGGCTGCGTGTCGGCTCAGTCTTTCGACAGCAGTATTTTCCGGCAGCTTCGCTTCCGTTTTATCGGCCCCGACGGCAACCGGGCCATCGCCGTGGCGGGCGTGCCCGGCGACAACAATGTCTCTTATGTTGGGGCGGCCTCCGGTGGTCTGTACAAAACGGAGGACGCCGGTATCACCTGGCGCCCGATCTTCGACAGCACCGATAATTCTTCCGTGGGCGCGCTCGCCATTGCCCCATCGAACCCCAAACAGGTCTGGGTGGGCACCGGGGAAACCTTTCTCATCCGGCCCGCGGAAGCCATGGGTAATGGCGTGTACAAATCCGTCAATGCGGGCCGCACCTGGAAAAACATGGGCCTCGTGGCAACCGGCCGGATCAGCCGCGTGATCGTGGACCCGACGGATACGAATACGGTCTATGTCGCCTCCTTAGGCAATACCCACGCCCCTCAACAGGAGCGGGGCGTATACAAAACCACCGACGGGGGAAAGACCTGGGAACGCGTCTTGTTTGTCGACGAGCACACCGGTTGTTCCGACCTCGCCATAGACCCTCAGCATCCCAACATCCTGTACGCCGCGATGTGGCAGGTCACGTTCAATACCTGGCAGCTCAACAGCGGCGGACCCGGGAGCGGCATCTTCCGGTCAAAGGACGGAGGGAAGACGTGGGAGCGCCTTAGCCTCCCCGGAGGACAAGCCCATCCGGTCGGCAAAACCTCGGTGGATGTTGCCTACAGCCAACCGAACGTGGTCTATGCCCTGATCGAAGACAAAGACCCCGGTTTGTACCGCTCGGACGACGGGGGGGATACCTGGAAGCTGGTGTTTACGTCCCACTCCCTGGCGCAACGCGCCTCGTACTACACGCGTGTGCGCGTATCGACGGGCGACCCCAATGATGTCTTTACCCTATCCGTCACCGTGATGGAATCCAAAGACGGGGGGAAATCCTTTAACGGCCTCCATGAGAATGGCGACTACCGGCCCGGGGGTGATACCCACGACATGTGGATCGACCCAAAAAATCCCTCCCGCGCCATGGTCGCCCACGACGGCTGTTTGAACATGACCTTTAGCAAAGGCAAGACCTGGCAAAACGTCAACCTGCCGATCGCGCAGATGTACCACGTTGCCGTCGACAACCAGGTTCCCTACTACGTATACGGGAACAAACAAGACGGGTTTTCTTACCGGGGACCCAGCAACAGCCTGCAGGGGGGTATCCCGCTCGGGCTTTGGACCGGCATCGGCGGCTGCGAAAGCGGATACGCCCAGCCGGACCCGGAAGACAACAACATCGTCTGGTCGGGTTGCTATGACGGGGGACTGGACCGGGTAAACCTGAAAACCGGCGACATCCGGGACGTGCGCGCGTGGCCGGAGGCCGGTTATGGTTATCCGCCCGCGGATATGCGGTACCGCTGGCATTGGAACTACCCGATGGTGGTTTCCCGTTTCGGACACAAGGTCTATATCGGCAGCCAGTACGTACACGTCACCGGCAACGGCGGACAAACCTGGACGGTCATCAGCCCTGACCTGACCACCAACGACAAAAGCCACCAGCAAAGCTCCGGTGGGGTCAGCACCGACAACCTGTTCACCTTCGACGGGTGTACGCTGTATGCCATGGCCGAGTCCCCCCTCAAAGACGGTCTCTTATGGACAGGGAGCAACGACGGGCTCGTCCACGTCACAAAGGACGGTGGCGCCCACTGGGACGACGTGACCGCACACATCCCGGGGCTGCCCAAATGGGCGACGATCCGGTCGATCGATGCCTCCAATTTTCACGAAGGAACCGCTTATATTTCGGTGGATGCCCAGTTTATCGGGGACTTCCGCCCTTATATCTACAAAACCACCGACTACGGCCAGACCTGGACCTCCGTCAGCGGAGACCTGCCGCCCTCCAATTCTTCGTTTGTCCACGCCATCAAGGAAGACCCGGACAAAGAAGGCCTGTTGTGGGCGGGAACGGACAACGGGCTGTACTTCTCGCCCGATGACGGGAGCCACTGGGTACACCTTAAAAACAACCTTCCCCCCGTACCCGTCTACGGGATCGCCGTCCAGTCCAACTTCAGGGACCTGGTGCTCGGCACTTACGGCCGCGGCTTTTACATCCTGGATGACCTTACGCCCATCCGCGATTTTTCGGCAGACGTACAACGTTCGGAAGCCTATCTTTTCCCACTGAGAAAAGCGTATCGCTTTCGCGAAAAACCCGGCATCCATGGTGAGCGTTCGATGACCACCGGCCAAAACCCGCCCTATGGCGCCAGTATCAACTACTACCTCAAAGACAGCGCAACCGATACCGTCAAAGTCATCATCCTGGACGGGGAAGGCCGGCACCTCCAACAGATCGAGGGCACCAATAAACCGGGCGTCAACCGGGTGTGGTGGGACCTCGGCCTCCAACCCTACCGCCTCCCGCCGCTCCGCACCCGTCCCGAAGATGCCGACTGGGTAAAACTCGACTCCACCGGCGAACGCGCCATGGTGATCTATGACCTCGACATCGGCCCCGGTCTCCAGGCACCCAAAGTACTGCCGGGTACGTATACGGTCGTCCTTAAAATCGGGCAGAAGGAATGGAAACAACCGCTTGACGTCCTGAGAGATCCGCACACGCAAGGGTCGGACCAGGACATTGCGGACCAATACGCCTTTGGCCAGAAGATCTATACCTCCATCCAAAGCACCCTTCACATGATCGATACCCTGGAGACCCTACGGTCTAAACTGCTGGCCGCCGCGGAAAAAACGACCGACAAAAAGCAAAAGGCAAGGTTGTTGAAAAAAGAAAACGAGCTGTATCTTGTGGAAAGCCTCCTCCACGACGTCCACCAGACGGGCGCGCGGGAGGATATCTTCCGGAATCCCGCCCAGATTCTGGAACGTTTCCTGACCATCAGCAAGGAAAGCATCAACGGCGGATCGGACTTTGGGCCCACCGACCAACACCAGGAAGTATACAACCTGCTGGACGGGCGTCTGAAGGCCGCCACCGCTCAATACCGGAAGGCGCTGGAAGGCAGTCTTCCCATAGACAAGATCGAACCTCCAAAACATAGTTGA
- a CDS encoding WD40/YVTN/BNR-like repeat-containing protein, producing MRTLLIPFLLLAPALSAQRHKPVETDTDSVFYAQTKYRLIGPFRGGRADAVAGSVHQKTTFYLGTSGGGLWKTVDGGNNWKNMSDGFFGGGVGAVAIAPSDESIVYAAEGEGTIRNNVTEGMGGIWRSDDAGRHWKNLGLADSRHIVKILIHPKNPDIVWVAVLGHLFGPSKARGIYKTTDGGKTWRQVLAVNDQSGGSDLAMEPGEPSVLYAGTWRVIRTPYGFESGGEGSGLYKSMDGGETWTNITGSKGFPKGIWGAVNVTVAPSNPDKVYAMIENKDGGLYTSKDAGKTWTKTNGDNNIKQRAWYFNRIFVDPKDEDILYCPNVEMMKSTDGGKTFESMRTPHSDHHDLWIDPEDPQRMALADDGGGHVSFDGGKEWSSSDNQPTAQIYRVSTDNAFPYHILGAQQDNTTIRIRSRSYGGAIGANDWTPTAGFESGFVVADPKNPDIVYGGNYDGYIGRYDHHTEENRVITVWPDNSTGEGADVLKYRFQWNFPLFFSPNTPGRLYAAGNELFATDDEGKSWTAISPDLTTNDKSKQGPSGGPITKDNTSAEYYCTIFAAAESPLEKDLLWTGSDDGLVFVSKDGGAHWDKVTPPQAGGWMMWNCIEPDPFRKGAAYIVGTKFKLDDYTPYIYRTTDYGKTWTLITNGIPPTHFARCLRADKVKAGLLYAGTEFGMYISYDDGGHWKPFQLNLPVTPVTDLTIKDDALIVATEGRAFWSLDDLGFVRQHGDSLQRLTIFPVADAWRMRGFGGRRAAGSTSNAGENPPNGSLFQYWLGGTPDSAAVSITIFDKQQKPIRTFSTKATDPDDKLEVNAGMNRFVWDMNYPSGKRIPGMLLWNGMVGGPKAAPGHYSARFRYDKDSVDVPFVIKGDPNYALTEADYDAQAGFLLQVRDKFDDVQKAILRLRSVRTQLGDLNSRLDTAQNKDIRKYADSLSHRLTKIEEALYQTKSKSSEDMLNYPIKINDKLAGVYNTASVGYTTPSKQVRDVFADLSAKADVQLTALKEVLGPGLDKLNKMIYERQVPVISVKD from the coding sequence ATGCGTACGCTATTGATCCCGTTCCTCCTGCTCGCACCGGCGCTGTCCGCCCAGCGGCACAAACCCGTGGAGACGGACACCGATTCTGTTTTTTACGCCCAGACCAAATACCGGCTGATCGGCCCTTTCCGGGGAGGCCGCGCAGACGCCGTCGCGGGTTCCGTTCACCAGAAAACCACGTTCTATTTAGGCACTTCCGGCGGAGGGCTTTGGAAGACCGTGGACGGCGGTAATAATTGGAAAAATATGTCGGACGGATTTTTCGGGGGTGGCGTAGGCGCCGTAGCCATCGCGCCCAGTGACGAAAGCATCGTCTACGCCGCAGAAGGCGAAGGCACCATCCGGAACAACGTCACCGAAGGCATGGGCGGTATATGGCGGAGCGACGACGCGGGCCGGCACTGGAAAAACCTCGGGCTGGCCGACAGCCGTCATATCGTCAAAATCCTCATCCACCCCAAAAACCCCGACATCGTCTGGGTCGCCGTATTGGGACACCTGTTTGGCCCCTCCAAGGCCAGGGGGATTTATAAAACGACCGACGGCGGTAAAACCTGGAGACAGGTCCTGGCCGTGAATGACCAATCCGGCGGCTCCGACCTGGCCATGGAACCCGGGGAACCGTCGGTCCTGTATGCGGGCACCTGGCGGGTCATACGGACCCCTTATGGCTTTGAAAGCGGAGGCGAGGGAAGTGGTTTGTACAAAAGTATGGACGGGGGCGAGACCTGGACGAACATCACCGGCAGCAAGGGTTTTCCGAAAGGGATTTGGGGCGCGGTGAATGTCACCGTCGCGCCCAGCAACCCGGACAAGGTTTACGCCATGATCGAGAACAAGGACGGCGGTCTGTACACCAGCAAGGACGCCGGAAAAACCTGGACCAAGACCAACGGGGACAACAACATCAAACAAAGGGCCTGGTACTTCAACCGCATTTTCGTAGACCCCAAAGACGAAGATATCCTCTACTGCCCCAATGTGGAAATGATGAAAAGCACCGACGGCGGCAAGACCTTCGAGTCCATGCGGACACCACACAGCGACCACCACGACCTGTGGATCGACCCGGAAGACCCGCAGCGGATGGCCCTCGCGGACGACGGGGGTGGTCACGTCAGCTTTGACGGCGGCAAAGAGTGGAGCAGCTCCGACAACCAGCCGACCGCCCAGATTTACAGGGTATCCACCGACAATGCTTTTCCCTACCATATCTTAGGCGCCCAGCAGGACAACACAACCATCCGGATCCGCAGCAGGTCCTATGGAGGTGCCATCGGCGCAAACGACTGGACACCGACAGCAGGCTTTGAAAGTGGTTTCGTTGTAGCCGATCCGAAAAACCCAGACATCGTGTACGGCGGGAACTATGACGGGTATATCGGGCGTTACGATCACCACACCGAAGAAAACCGCGTCATCACCGTCTGGCCGGACAATTCCACCGGGGAAGGCGCGGACGTACTGAAATACCGGTTCCAGTGGAACTTCCCCTTGTTCTTCTCCCCGAATACGCCGGGCCGTTTGTACGCCGCGGGCAACGAGCTCTTCGCCACCGATGACGAAGGCAAAAGCTGGACGGCGATCAGTCCCGACCTGACCACCAACGACAAATCCAAACAAGGGCCCAGCGGGGGGCCCATCACCAAAGACAATACGTCCGCCGAATACTACTGTACCATCTTTGCCGCGGCGGAGTCGCCCCTGGAAAAGGACCTGCTTTGGACGGGCAGCGACGACGGTCTTGTGTTTGTCAGCAAGGACGGGGGTGCGCACTGGGATAAGGTTACCCCGCCCCAGGCCGGCGGGTGGATGATGTGGAACTGTATAGAACCCGATCCTTTCCGGAAGGGGGCGGCGTATATCGTCGGAACAAAATTCAAGCTGGACGACTATACCCCCTATATCTACCGGACGACCGACTACGGCAAAACCTGGACCCTGATCACCAATGGTATACCGCCCACCCACTTCGCCCGTTGTTTGCGCGCGGACAAGGTCAAGGCCGGTCTTCTCTACGCGGGCACGGAGTTTGGCATGTACATCAGCTATGACGACGGGGGCCACTGGAAACCTTTTCAGCTCAACCTCCCCGTCACCCCCGTCACCGACCTGACGATCAAGGACGACGCCCTGATCGTCGCCACCGAAGGACGAGCGTTCTGGAGCCTGGACGATTTGGGCTTTGTCAGACAGCATGGAGACAGCCTTCAAAGGCTTACGATTTTCCCCGTGGCCGACGCCTGGAGAATGCGTGGCTTTGGAGGAAGGCGCGCCGCCGGCAGCACGTCCAATGCCGGGGAAAATCCGCCCAACGGATCCCTCTTTCAATACTGGCTGGGCGGCACCCCGGATTCCGCCGCCGTGTCCATCACCATTTTCGACAAACAGCAAAAACCCATTCGCACGTTTAGCACAAAGGCCACCGACCCGGACGACAAGCTGGAGGTCAATGCCGGCATGAACCGTTTTGTATGGGATATGAACTATCCCAGCGGAAAACGCATTCCCGGCATGCTCTTATGGAACGGCATGGTCGGCGGTCCCAAAGCCGCACCGGGTCACTACAGCGCCCGGTTCCGGTACGACAAGGATTCGGTCGACGTCCCCTTTGTCATCAAGGGAGATCCCAACTATGCCCTGACCGAAGCGGACTACGATGCCCAGGCCGGCTTCCTGCTCCAGGTACGGGACAAATTCGACGACGTCCAAAAGGCCATCCTCCGTTTGCGCAGCGTGCGCACCCAGTTGGGTGACCTCAACAGCCGGCTCGATACCGCACAAAACAAGGACATCCGGAAATACGCCGACAGCCTTTCCCACCGCCTGACCAAAATAGAGGAAGCCCTTTACCAGACAAAATCCAAAAGCTCTGAGGACATGCTCAACTACCCCATCAAGATCAACGACAAGCTGGCCGGCGTCTACAACACGGCCTCCGTGGGGTATACCACGCCCAGCAAACAGGTCAGGGATGTCTTCGCCGACCTGAGCGCCAAAGCCGACGTCCAGTTGACGGCGCTCAAGGAGGTCCTGGGCCCGGGTCTTGACAAACTCAACAAAATGATATACGAACGCCAGGTGCCCGTCATCAGCGTAAAAGACTAG
- a CDS encoding WD40/YVTN/BNR-like repeat-containing protein — protein MQKRLIPSLGLAVTACLGLQLVTAQVPDPSLFANLRYRMIGPHRGGRTVGGCGVPQQPNVFYIGVNNGGVWKTTDYGRTWNPIFDDQPTGSIGDVAVAPSNPNVLYVASGEGIQRPDLSVGNGVYRSSDAGKTWTHLGLEKGQQIGGLAIDPTDENKVFAAVLGHPYGPNEERGVYRSLDGGKTWERVLYKDENTGAVQVTIDPKHPNIVYADLWAGRQGPWENGAWNGPNSGLFKSTDGGTTWHPLTKGLPTTAQGLGRIGFCIAPSDPDRLYATVDAGAYGGVYRSDDGGESWTKLNSDNRFWGRGDDFAEVKADPQNADIVYTADVVVWKSTDGGKSWNAYKGAPGGDDYHRIWINPDHPEVLLIACDQGAIVTVNGGQTFSSWYNQPTAQFYHVATDNTFPYNVYGAQQESGSIGIASRGNDGEITFREWHPVGVEEYGYIAPDPLDNNIIYGGKITRYNKRTGQIQNVAPEAVRSGKYRFLRTAPVLFSPVDPHTLYLAGNVLFSTRDGGNSWKVISPDLSRPTWDIPATVGIYNTESVLKMARRGVIYTVAPSPLDINTIWAGTDDGLIHITRDGGKTWTNVTPAGLPSWSKISLIEAGHKDVLTAYAAVNAIRLDDMHPHIYRTRDGGKTWTEIVTGLPEDPINAVREDPRRKGLLLAGSERAVYVSFDDGDHWQSLRLNMPATSIRDLVIKDNDLVVATHGRSFWILDDIAPLRQLSGPADALLYRPDTAVRVRWDMNPDTPLPQDEPAGENPPDGAIIDYYLGATGPVSLDILDAYGRLVRHYSDTDTAYAVPDVNIPLYWIRPQQILSNAPGPHRFIWDLHYQPLNVPPSYPIAAVFGNTAPSATSPWVLPGTYQVRLTAGGKTYTQPIHVRMDPRVKTPMAGLQQQFDLSMKAYKARKQCLDAIATIGRLRAELQPTGTPDFDQAIKDLSALAGAARRGRRMGMGAGGEQGASNFGQLEGTFASLLTLLEEADMPPTTQAAAGLSTALEQAAQAEALLQKDISALNAQLKKAGKPPINL, from the coding sequence TTGACGACCAGCCGACCGGTTCCATCGGTGATGTGGCGGTGGCACCTTCCAATCCCAACGTCCTCTATGTGGCCAGCGGGGAGGGTATCCAGCGACCGGACCTGTCCGTGGGCAACGGCGTCTACCGGTCCTCCGACGCCGGCAAAACCTGGACACACCTGGGCCTGGAAAAAGGCCAGCAGATCGGCGGCCTGGCGATCGATCCCACCGATGAGAACAAGGTGTTTGCCGCCGTCCTTGGTCACCCGTACGGCCCCAATGAAGAGCGGGGCGTCTACCGGAGCCTCGATGGCGGGAAAACCTGGGAGCGCGTACTTTATAAAGACGAGAATACCGGCGCGGTCCAGGTGACCATCGATCCCAAACACCCCAATATCGTCTACGCCGATCTCTGGGCCGGCCGCCAGGGTCCCTGGGAAAACGGGGCCTGGAACGGACCCAACAGCGGTCTTTTTAAATCGACCGACGGAGGCACGACCTGGCACCCTTTGACCAAGGGGTTGCCCACCACGGCCCAGGGTTTGGGCAGGATCGGTTTTTGCATCGCCCCCTCCGACCCCGACCGTTTGTATGCCACGGTCGACGCGGGGGCTTACGGTGGCGTATACCGCTCGGACGACGGGGGCGAGTCCTGGACAAAGCTGAACAGTGACAACCGTTTTTGGGGAAGGGGGGATGACTTTGCCGAAGTAAAGGCAGATCCCCAAAACGCCGACATCGTCTATACCGCCGACGTGGTGGTCTGGAAATCCACCGACGGCGGGAAGTCCTGGAACGCGTACAAGGGCGCACCCGGGGGAGACGACTACCACCGCATCTGGATTAACCCCGACCATCCCGAGGTCCTTCTGATCGCCTGCGACCAGGGCGCCATCGTCACCGTCAACGGCGGCCAGACCTTTTCTTCCTGGTACAACCAGCCCACCGCCCAGTTTTACCACGTAGCCACCGACAATACTTTCCCTTACAATGTATACGGCGCCCAGCAGGAAAGCGGGTCCATCGGCATCGCTTCGCGCGGTAACGACGGGGAGATCACCTTCCGGGAATGGCATCCCGTGGGTGTCGAGGAGTATGGCTATATCGCCCCCGACCCCCTGGACAACAACATCATTTATGGCGGCAAGATCACCCGGTACAACAAACGCACGGGCCAGATTCAAAACGTCGCCCCTGAAGCCGTCCGGAGCGGGAAGTACCGTTTCCTGCGGACCGCACCCGTCCTTTTTTCGCCCGTCGATCCACACACCTTGTACCTGGCGGGGAACGTCCTGTTTTCCACCCGGGACGGGGGGAACTCCTGGAAAGTCATCAGCCCCGACCTTAGCCGCCCTACCTGGGACATCCCGGCCACGGTGGGCATATACAATACGGAATCCGTACTAAAAATGGCCCGGAGGGGCGTGATCTACACCGTAGCCCCCTCTCCCCTGGATATAAATACGATCTGGGCCGGTACAGACGACGGCCTGATCCATATCACGAGGGATGGCGGAAAAACGTGGACCAATGTCACCCCCGCCGGTCTTCCTTCCTGGAGCAAAATATCGTTGATCGAAGCAGGTCATAAAGACGTGCTGACTGCTTACGCGGCGGTCAACGCCATCCGCCTCGACGACATGCATCCCCATATCTACCGGACCCGCGACGGGGGAAAAACCTGGACGGAGATCGTGACCGGTCTGCCCGAAGACCCCATCAATGCCGTACGGGAGGATCCCCGCCGGAAAGGCCTCCTGCTGGCAGGTTCGGAGCGCGCGGTCTATGTCTCGTTCGACGACGGGGATCACTGGCAATCCTTACGGCTGAACATGCCCGCGACCTCCATCCGCGATCTTGTCATCAAGGACAACGACCTTGTGGTCGCGACCCACGGGCGTTCTTTTTGGATTTTAGACGACATCGCGCCATTACGCCAGTTGAGCGGGCCTGCCGATGCCTTGCTTTACCGGCCCGATACCGCCGTCCGGGTGCGCTGGGACATGAACCCGGATACGCCGCTACCCCAGGATGAGCCGGCGGGTGAAAATCCACCCGATGGCGCCATTATTGACTATTACCTGGGCGCGACCGGCCCGGTCAGCCTCGATATCCTGGATGCCTACGGTCGGCTCGTCCGCCATTATAGCGACACCGATACAGCCTACGCCGTCCCGGACGTCAATATCCCGTTGTACTGGATACGGCCCCAGCAAATCCTTTCGAATGCGCCCGGCCCGCACCGATTTATCTGGGACCTGCACTACCAACCATTGAACGTGCCACCCTCCTATCCCATCGCGGCCGTGTTTGGGAATACAGCCCCGTCGGCCACCTCCCCCTGGGTGCTCCCCGGTACGTATCAGGTGCGCCTGACGGCGGGCGGTAAGACCTATACCCAGCCCATACACGTCCGCATGGATCCCAGGGTCAAAACGCCGATGGCCGGGTTGCAGCAACAATTCGATCTTTCCATGAAAGCGTATAAGGCGCGCAAACAATGCCTGGACGCGATCGCGACGATCGGCCGTCTAAGAGCCGAACTTCAACCCACGGGTACGCCCGACTTCGACCAGGCCATAAAAGACCTAAGTGCCCTAGCGGGCGCCGCCCGTCGCGGCCGGAGAATGGGAATGGGAGCGGGTGGCGAACAAGGCGCCTCCAACTTCGGCCAGCTCGAAGGCACGTTTGCCTCCCTGCTGACCTTGCTGGAGGAAGCCGACATGCCCCCCACCACGCAGGCCGCAGCCGGTTTGAGCACCGCCCTGGAACAGGCCGCACAGGCGGAAGCCCTTCTGCAAAAAGACATTTCGGCCCTCAACGCCCAGTTGAAAAAAGCCGGTAAACCCCCGATCAACCTTTAA